From Oryza sativa Japonica Group chromosome 4, ASM3414082v1, one genomic window encodes:
- the LOC4335056 gene encoding transcriptional regulator SUPERMAN: MESRSAREHGHGHLHQQHQRPWSCSFGFSWPPLQRSPPPSSSSSSYTCGYCRREFRSAQALGGHMNVHRRERARLRQFPNPRPHPLPNLNLSPPPPPPPPPPPPQQQQQCYCPGDRPAIVYSFFSTAAAAMAATKGLEVDLELGVGGGMEEGLDLELRLGCS, encoded by the coding sequence ATGGAGAGCAGGAGCGCGAGAGAGCATGGCCATGGCCACCTTCATCAGCAGCATCAGCGGCCATGGAGCTGCAGCTTCGGCTTCTCATGGCCGCCGCTGcagaggtcgccgccgccgtcgtcgtcgtcgtcgtcgtacacCTGCGGCTACTGCAGGAGGGAGTTCAGGTCGGCGCAGGCGCTGGGAGGCCACATGAACGTGCACAGGAGGGAGAGGGCCAGGCTCAGGCAATTCCCCAACCCTAGACCTCATCCCCTTCCCAACCTcaacctctcgccgccgccgccaccgccgccgccgccgccgccgccgcagcagcagcagcagtgctaCTGCCCCGGCGATCGTCCGGCCATCGTCTACAGCTTcttctccacggcggcggcggcgatggcggcgacgaaggGTTTGGAGGTGGATTTGGAGCTTGGAGTCGGTGGTGGTATGGAGGAAGGGTTGGATCTTGAGCTTAGGCTTGGTTGTTCTTAG
- the LOC9271137 gene encoding uncharacterized protein, whose translation MAGEQGSAMANRGGRANRKEGEDELRGWLMLLATLTASITYAAALNPPGGVWQADDAAKDFVAGYPVLLDKSPWRYYVFYYCNATSFASSVCIIVLLATNFYLSHTSVMVFNVLVALDMASLGAAFVAGSSSSKRFTAFNAGLMVCLVVLFLLWKLKFLMGNDQAGQNPASGGVANLQHGNSAL comes from the coding sequence ATGGCAGGCGAGCAAGGTTCAGCTATGGCCAACAGAGGAGGCCGGGCAAATCGGAAAGAAGGGGAGGACGAGCTACGAGGCTGGCTGATGTTGCTGGCGACGCTGACGGCGTCCATCACGTACGCGGCGGCGCTGAACCCTCCCGGCGGCGTCTGGCaagccgacgacgccgccaagGACTTCGTCGCCGGCTACCCGGTCCTCCTCGACAAGTCGCCGTGGCGCTACTACGTCTTCTACTACTGCAACGCCACCTCCTTCGCGTCGTCCGTGTGCATCATCGTCCTGCTCGCCACCAACTTCTACCTGAGCCATACCAGTGTCATGGTCTTCAACGTGCTCGTCGCCCTGGACATGGCCAGCTTGGGCGCCGCGTTCGTCGCGGGCTCGTCGAGCAGCAAGCGGTTTACGGCTTTCAACGCGGGGCTGATGGTATGCCTCGTCGTGCTGTTCCTCCTGTGGAAACTGAAGTTTCTCATGGGTAATGATCAAGCAGGTCAAAATCCTGCTAGTGGAGGTGTCGCCAATTTACAACATGGCAACAGTgcattataa